A single Solidesulfovibrio sp. DNA region contains:
- a CDS encoding multidrug efflux RND transporter permease subunit codes for MISRFFLGRPVFSIVISLVIILAGLAAIRSLPIAQYPDIIPPEVSVATAYPGASPEVIAETVAAPLEQQINGVDNMLYMRSTSSGDGSLSISVTFAVGTNPDQATINVNNRVQAALTTLPSEVQRQGVTVRKRSSNILQIPVFESPSKRYDAVFISNYVLVNVLDELKRLPGVGDASIFGAKDYSMRVWLRPDKLAQLKLTPGDVANAIAEQNAQFAAGRIGAEPTDPEKPVALNYMVTTKGRLATAEEFEDIILKAQPDGSVLRLKDVARVELGAKDYNSVSKLNGNPSVGVGIFLSPGANALDTADLVKNKLAELSKRFPDGLDYKIALDTTTFVRVSIEEVVHTLVEAMILVFLVVFLFLQNFRATLIPCLAVPVSIIGTFAGMQALGFTINTLTLFGMVLAIGIVVDDAIVVLENVERIMSTEKLPPKAATAKAMEEVTGPVIAIVLVLCAVFVPVAFLGGLTGQMYKQFAITIAVSVVISGLVALTLTPALCAMLLKPGHNEPNRLFRAFNRLFDKVTNGYVAGVSFLLRRSFLAVVLFGVLCAGALWMFRIVPGGLVPDEDVGYVLGVNILPDGTSLRATETVDDAMDALNAADPARMYQITITGLDILSFTYRSNYGTMFIPLKPWDERKKPGESSFDMVKRIFGRGMALPKSLTLAFNPPAISGMSNTGGFEAYLQSRGEGGVQELAAMTDKLLAEARKNPVLGRVATTFGANVPQLRIDLDRQKAKALGVAISDVYAALQSTFGAYYVNDFNKFGRTFRVQIQSESDFRDRPEDLRDVYVRSSKGEMIPLTALASIEKSTGPEVMERFNVFPAAKIMGQPADGHTSSEALAAMEQAAKSLPSDYTLAWTGSAYQEKAAQGSSALIFGMGIVMVVLILAAQYERWSLPFAVIMAVPFALFGAIAAVFGRGLSNDIYFQIALVTLIGLAAKNAILIVEFAVLEVKAGKSLAEAALSAARLRFRPIIMTSLAFILGCLPLAISTGAGANSRHAIGTGVIGGMIGATVLAPFFIPVFFKLIMSLGGLVRRLAGGRGDAKNAHP; via the coding sequence ATGATCTCACGCTTTTTCCTGGGCCGCCCGGTCTTTTCCATCGTCATCTCGCTGGTCATCATCCTGGCCGGCCTGGCGGCGATCCGCAGCCTGCCCATCGCCCAGTACCCGGACATCATTCCGCCCGAGGTCAGCGTGGCCACGGCCTATCCCGGGGCCAGCCCCGAGGTCATCGCCGAAACCGTGGCCGCGCCGCTGGAGCAGCAGATCAACGGCGTGGACAACATGCTCTACATGCGCTCCACCAGCTCCGGCGACGGGTCCCTGTCCATCTCCGTCACCTTCGCCGTGGGCACCAACCCCGACCAGGCGACCATCAACGTCAACAACCGCGTCCAGGCGGCGCTCACCACCCTGCCCAGCGAGGTCCAGCGCCAGGGCGTGACGGTGCGCAAACGCTCCTCCAACATCCTGCAGATTCCGGTCTTCGAGTCGCCGAGCAAGCGCTACGACGCGGTTTTCATCAGCAACTACGTGCTGGTCAACGTCCTCGACGAATTAAAGCGCCTGCCCGGCGTCGGCGACGCCTCCATCTTCGGGGCCAAGGACTATTCCATGCGCGTGTGGCTGCGGCCGGACAAGCTGGCCCAGCTCAAGCTCACCCCGGGCGACGTGGCCAATGCCATCGCCGAACAGAACGCCCAGTTCGCCGCCGGCCGCATCGGCGCCGAACCCACCGACCCCGAAAAGCCCGTGGCGCTCAACTACATGGTCACCACCAAGGGCCGGCTGGCCACGGCCGAGGAGTTCGAGGACATCATCCTCAAGGCCCAGCCCGACGGCTCGGTGCTGCGGCTCAAGGACGTGGCCCGGGTGGAGCTCGGGGCCAAGGACTACAACTCCGTGTCCAAGCTCAACGGCAACCCGTCGGTGGGCGTGGGCATCTTCCTCTCCCCCGGGGCCAACGCCCTGGATACGGCGGACCTGGTCAAAAACAAGCTGGCCGAACTGTCCAAGCGCTTTCCCGACGGCCTGGACTACAAGATCGCCCTGGACACCACCACTTTCGTGCGCGTGTCCATCGAGGAGGTCGTCCACACCCTGGTCGAGGCCATGATCCTGGTCTTTCTGGTGGTGTTCCTGTTTCTGCAAAACTTCCGGGCCACGCTCATCCCCTGCCTGGCCGTGCCGGTGTCCATCATCGGCACCTTCGCCGGCATGCAGGCCCTGGGATTCACCATCAACACCCTGACGCTTTTTGGCATGGTCCTGGCCATCGGCATCGTGGTCGACGACGCCATCGTGGTGCTCGAAAACGTCGAGCGCATCATGAGCACGGAAAAGCTGCCGCCCAAGGCGGCCACGGCCAAGGCCATGGAAGAGGTCACCGGGCCGGTCATCGCCATCGTGCTGGTGCTGTGCGCCGTGTTCGTGCCCGTGGCCTTCCTGGGCGGGCTGACCGGCCAGATGTACAAGCAGTTCGCCATCACCATCGCCGTGTCCGTGGTCATCTCGGGCCTGGTGGCGCTGACGCTGACCCCGGCTCTGTGCGCCATGCTGCTCAAACCCGGCCACAACGAGCCCAACCGCCTGTTCCGGGCCTTCAACAGGCTTTTCGACAAGGTGACGAACGGCTACGTCGCCGGTGTGTCCTTTCTCCTGCGCCGCAGCTTCCTGGCCGTGGTGTTGTTCGGCGTTTTGTGCGCCGGCGCGCTGTGGATGTTTCGCATCGTGCCCGGCGGTCTGGTCCCGGACGAGGACGTGGGCTACGTGCTCGGCGTCAACATCCTGCCCGACGGCACGTCGCTGCGGGCCACGGAAACCGTGGACGACGCCATGGACGCCCTCAATGCCGCGGACCCGGCCCGGATGTACCAGATCACCATCACCGGCCTCGACATCCTGTCGTTCACCTACCGCTCCAACTACGGCACCATGTTCATTCCCTTAAAACCCTGGGACGAGCGCAAAAAGCCCGGGGAAAGCTCGTTTGACATGGTCAAGCGCATCTTCGGGCGCGGCATGGCCCTGCCGAAAAGCCTGACCCTGGCGTTCAACCCGCCGGCGATCTCCGGCATGTCCAACACCGGCGGCTTCGAGGCCTACCTGCAAAGCCGCGGCGAGGGCGGCGTCCAGGAACTGGCCGCCATGACCGACAAGCTTTTGGCCGAGGCCCGCAAAAACCCGGTGCTCGGCCGGGTGGCCACCACCTTCGGCGCCAACGTGCCCCAGTTGCGCATCGACCTGGACCGCCAGAAGGCCAAGGCCCTGGGCGTGGCCATAAGCGACGTCTACGCCGCCCTCCAGTCCACGTTCGGCGCCTATTACGTCAACGACTTCAACAAGTTCGGCCGCACCTTCCGGGTCCAGATCCAGTCCGAGTCGGATTTCCGCGACCGGCCCGAGGATCTGCGCGACGTCTATGTCCGTTCCAGCAAGGGCGAGATGATCCCCCTGACCGCCCTGGCCAGCATCGAGAAGTCCACCGGCCCCGAGGTCATGGAACGCTTCAACGTCTTCCCGGCGGCCAAGATCATGGGCCAGCCCGCCGACGGCCATACCTCCAGCGAAGCCCTGGCCGCCATGGAACAGGCCGCCAAGTCCCTGCCGTCGGACTACACGCTGGCCTGGACCGGCTCGGCCTACCAGGAAAAGGCCGCCCAGGGCTCCTCGGCGCTGATTTTCGGCATGGGCATCGTCATGGTCGTCCTGATCCTGGCCGCCCAGTACGAACGCTGGAGCCTGCCCTTCGCCGTCATCATGGCCGTGCCGTTCGCCCTCTTCGGCGCCATCGCCGCCGTCTTCGGCCGGGGGCTGTCCAACGACATCTACTTCCAGATCGCCCTGGTCACGCTCATCGGCCTGGCGGCCAAAAACGCCATCCTCATCGTGGAATTCGCCGTGCTGGAGGTCAAGGCTGGGAAATCCCTGGCCGAGGCCGCCCTGTCGGCGGCCCGGCTGCGCTTCCGACCCATCATCATGACCTCCCTGGCCTTCATCCTGGGCTGCCTGCCCCTGGCCATCTCCACCGGCGCCGGCGCCAACAGCCGCCACGCCATCGGCACGGGCGTCATCGGCGGCATGATCGGGGCGACGGTGCTGGCGCCGTTTTTCATCCCGGTCTTTTTCAAGCTCATCATGAGCCTGGGCGGCCTGGTCAGGCGACTGGCCGGCGGCCGGGGCGACGCGAAAAACGCCCACCCCTGA
- the gspD gene encoding type II secretion system secretin GspD, which produces MRQRLHTQITPGRLARAIVCAVCLLALGQPALFAAKAAPAAENATDTPAPAPAGAKSISLNFDGVDLRAFIKYISQVTGRNFVIDDAVKGNVTVISPAPLTLEEVYKVFESVLEVNGFTALPTENFVKIVPAKTSRSRSMPLIDGNKTEASPNDHMVTQVLNLTNARSPEVRKVLAPLVSPDGLLADYADTNTLIITDYRPNIQRIIGIVNQLDAASAKASLYMFPLKHASASKLAQKIEKVLTQEARKEGGGQAKLNVVAEERTNSIIVMAEPQYVSQVKALLARLDVPNQTEQGNLRVYKLQHADAENLSKVLNELFTKGGGTTTGGDGKAQAAPTIAGGFNFVADKATNSLLVTAAPEDFGFVDSVVQKLDAARKQVYVEALIMEVSTDKSVSFGVNINVANKQKALGDSKYGGLIYGSSNPSGYESLYNSSGAFVPPAGGSLGALAFPVKIGEVVYSNLQAMIGAAKSDNSFNIIATPQLMTLDNEEATITVAENRPYLTSQDVGQSTTDRPYQRFDYKDVGTTLKVTPQINQGNAIKLKIKQETSRIDETVTKETGTLQPTTRKRVTETTVMCHDGETIVLSGLIGKSRSEGNSKVPGLGDVPVVGWLFKNKSVVDDRTNLYVFITPRITSPGPDSDKLLRDKQMDIERQIEFGEPELATPIRKAPVFFSAGVGG; this is translated from the coding sequence TTGCGCCAACGCCTTCACACCCAGATCACACCCGGCCGCCTGGCCCGGGCCATTGTGTGCGCCGTCTGCCTCCTGGCCCTGGGGCAGCCGGCCCTTTTCGCGGCCAAGGCCGCGCCCGCGGCCGAAAACGCCACCGATACCCCCGCGCCCGCCCCGGCCGGCGCCAAATCCATCAGCCTCAATTTCGACGGCGTGGACCTGCGCGCCTTCATCAAGTACATCAGCCAGGTCACGGGCAGGAATTTCGTCATCGACGACGCCGTCAAGGGCAACGTCACGGTCATCTCCCCGGCGCCGCTGACCTTGGAGGAAGTCTACAAGGTCTTCGAGTCCGTGCTCGAGGTCAACGGCTTCACGGCCCTGCCCACGGAGAACTTCGTCAAGATCGTGCCGGCCAAGACCAGCCGCTCGCGCAGCATGCCGCTCATCGACGGCAACAAGACCGAGGCCTCGCCCAACGACCACATGGTGACGCAAGTCCTCAACCTCACCAACGCCCGCTCGCCGGAAGTGCGCAAGGTCCTGGCCCCCCTGGTCTCCCCGGACGGCCTTTTAGCCGACTACGCCGACACCAACACGCTCATCATCACCGACTACCGGCCCAACATCCAGCGCATCATCGGCATCGTCAACCAGCTCGACGCCGCCTCGGCCAAGGCCTCGCTGTACATGTTCCCCCTCAAGCACGCCTCGGCCAGCAAGCTGGCCCAGAAGATCGAAAAGGTCCTGACCCAGGAGGCCCGCAAGGAAGGCGGCGGCCAGGCCAAACTCAACGTCGTGGCCGAGGAACGCACCAATTCCATCATCGTCATGGCCGAACCCCAGTACGTCAGCCAGGTCAAGGCGCTGCTGGCCCGCCTCGACGTGCCCAACCAGACCGAACAGGGCAACCTGCGCGTCTACAAGCTCCAGCACGCCGACGCCGAGAACCTGAGCAAGGTCTTAAACGAACTGTTCACCAAGGGCGGCGGCACGACCACCGGCGGCGACGGCAAGGCGCAAGCCGCGCCGACCATCGCCGGCGGCTTCAACTTCGTGGCCGACAAGGCCACCAACAGCCTGCTGGTCACGGCCGCGCCCGAGGATTTCGGCTTCGTGGACAGCGTGGTCCAAAAGCTCGACGCCGCCCGCAAGCAGGTCTACGTCGAGGCGCTGATCATGGAAGTGTCCACGGACAAGTCCGTGTCCTTCGGCGTCAACATCAACGTGGCCAACAAGCAGAAGGCCCTGGGCGACAGCAAGTACGGCGGGCTCATCTACGGTTCGTCCAACCCGTCCGGCTACGAATCCCTGTACAATTCCTCGGGCGCCTTCGTGCCGCCGGCCGGCGGGAGCCTGGGGGCCCTGGCCTTTCCGGTGAAAATCGGCGAGGTCGTCTATTCCAACCTCCAGGCCATGATCGGCGCGGCCAAGTCCGACAACAGCTTCAACATCATCGCCACGCCGCAGCTGATGACCCTGGACAACGAGGAAGCCACCATCACCGTGGCCGAAAACCGCCCCTACCTGACCAGCCAGGACGTGGGCCAGTCCACCACCGACCGGCCCTACCAGCGCTTCGACTACAAGGACGTGGGCACCACCCTCAAGGTCACGCCGCAAATCAACCAGGGCAACGCCATCAAGCTCAAGATCAAGCAGGAAACCAGCCGCATCGACGAGACCGTGACCAAGGAGACCGGCACGCTCCAGCCCACCACGCGCAAGCGCGTCACCGAAACCACGGTCATGTGCCACGACGGCGAGACCATCGTGCTCTCGGGGCTGATCGGCAAAAGCCGCAGCGAGGGCAACAGCAAGGTGCCGGGCCTGGGCGACGTGCCGGTGGTGGGCTGGCTGTTCAAAAACAAGTCCGTGGTCGACGACCGCACCAACCTCTACGTCTTCATCACGCCGCGCATCACCTCGCCGGGCCCGGACAGCGACAAGCTTTTGCGCGACAAGCAGATGGACATCGAACGGCAGATCGAGTTCGGCGAACCGGAGCTGGCCACGCCCATCCGCAAGGCCCCGGTCTTTTTTTCGGCCGGCGTCGGCGGGTAA
- a CDS encoding NAD(P)-dependent oxidoreductase, giving the protein MAHIALIGASGNAGSRILKELSDRGHRVTGIARHPEKIANLPGVTAVMGDVFDKDGLAALLRGHDAVVSAVHFTASDPRGLVEAVRASGVRRYLVVGGAGSLEVAPGRRLIDAPDFPEAYKEEASKGAAFLELLKTVDDLDWTFLSPSALFLPGERTGTFRLGRDRLLTNEAGSRISFEDYAVALVDEIEQPTHVRQRFTVGY; this is encoded by the coding sequence ATGGCTCACATCGCGCTCATCGGCGCCTCCGGCAACGCCGGCTCGCGCATCCTCAAGGAACTGTCCGACCGGGGGCACCGGGTGACCGGCATTGCTCGCCACCCGGAAAAAATCGCGAACCTGCCGGGCGTGACGGCCGTTATGGGGGACGTCTTCGACAAGGACGGCCTGGCGGCGCTGCTGCGCGGCCACGATGCCGTGGTCAGCGCCGTCCACTTCACGGCCAGCGATCCCCGCGGCCTGGTCGAGGCGGTGCGCGCGTCCGGGGTCAGGCGCTACCTCGTGGTGGGCGGGGCCGGCAGCCTGGAGGTCGCTCCGGGGCGGCGCCTCATCGACGCACCCGATTTCCCCGAGGCCTACAAGGAAGAAGCGTCCAAGGGCGCGGCCTTCCTGGAGCTTCTCAAAACCGTGGACGATCTGGACTGGACGTTCCTGTCGCCCTCGGCCCTGTTCCTGCCGGGCGAACGCACGGGCACCTTCCGCCTGGGCCGGGACCGGCTCCTGACGAACGAAGCTGGTTCCCGCATTTCGTTCGAGGACTACGCCGTGGCCCTGGTCGACGAAATCGAGCAGCCGACCCATGTCCGGCAGCGTTTCACCGTCGGGTACTGA
- the gspE gene encoding type II secretion system ATPase GspE, which yields MSQTPRGGPTIGQRLAAACRLPDWLKKSGPNGAAHSPAAPCQPLPAVLEPLAETLNVRLEALEETFAEAARLGQNPVRRLSEVHKVDQQLACRSLALALAMPYLEAIPLADADADRLRALPFAYLKRNLVVPFGPEGDMRLAMADPFCPELADDVRRLCGAPDLAPALALPDVILSAINRAFGEADAESQPVLDDVSLDDFIGPPPENMSTEDLLDETSNAPVIRLVNQLLTQAVKDLCSDVHIEPYQNSLKIRFRLDGVLYDIKTLDKRWHPPVVSHVKIRSKLDIAERRLPQDGSFDIRLGNRTVDIRVSVFPTKFGERLVLRLLEKNTRILSLEELGLAPTNLAVLKKLVAMPHGIVLVTGPTGSGKSTTLYATVNHINSADKNILTIEDPVEYQIEGVGQMQVNAKIDLTFANGLRSILRQDPDVILVGEIRDEETAQIACQAALTGHLVFSTLHTNDAASAVTRMVDMGIEPYMAASVLRAIVAQRLVRVLCPRCRLAVAATEEDLLPLGPAGRSLIGRPINRAVGCPQCMHTGFRGRTAIHEVLVVDEDMAEAILHGTDAGRIRAKAVDSGMITLRGDGLAKILSGVTTVDEVVRATLV from the coding sequence ATGTCCCAGACGCCCCGGGGCGGTCCGACCATCGGCCAGCGCCTGGCCGCCGCCTGCCGCCTGCCGGATTGGCTCAAGAAATCCGGCCCGAACGGCGCCGCCCATTCCCCGGCCGCGCCTTGCCAGCCCTTGCCGGCCGTGCTCGAACCCCTGGCCGAGACCCTCAACGTGCGCCTGGAGGCCCTGGAGGAGACCTTCGCCGAGGCGGCCCGCCTGGGCCAAAACCCCGTCCGCCGCCTGTCGGAGGTCCACAAGGTCGACCAGCAACTCGCCTGCCGGTCCCTGGCCCTGGCCCTGGCCATGCCCTACCTCGAGGCCATCCCCCTCGCCGACGCCGACGCCGACCGCCTGCGCGCCCTGCCCTTCGCCTACCTCAAGCGCAACCTGGTCGTGCCCTTCGGCCCCGAAGGGGACATGCGCCTGGCCATGGCCGACCCCTTCTGCCCGGAGCTGGCCGACGACGTCCGGCGGCTGTGCGGCGCGCCCGACCTGGCCCCGGCCCTGGCCCTGCCCGACGTCATCCTCTCGGCCATCAACCGGGCCTTCGGCGAGGCCGACGCCGAAAGCCAGCCCGTGCTCGACGACGTGAGCCTCGACGACTTCATCGGCCCGCCCCCGGAAAACATGTCCACCGAGGACCTCCTGGACGAGACCAGCAACGCCCCGGTCATCCGCCTCGTCAACCAGCTCCTCACCCAGGCCGTCAAGGACCTGTGCAGCGACGTCCATATCGAGCCCTACCAGAATTCGCTGAAAATCCGCTTCCGCCTCGACGGCGTGCTCTACGACATCAAGACCCTGGACAAGCGCTGGCACCCGCCGGTGGTCTCCCACGTCAAGATCCGCTCCAAGCTCGACATCGCCGAGCGGCGCCTGCCCCAGGACGGCAGCTTCGACATCCGCCTGGGCAACCGCACCGTGGACATCCGCGTCTCGGTGTTTCCCACCAAGTTCGGCGAGCGCCTCGTGCTGCGCCTGCTGGAAAAAAACACCCGCATCTTAAGCCTCGAGGAGCTGGGCCTGGCCCCGACCAACCTGGCCGTGCTCAAAAAGCTCGTGGCCATGCCCCACGGCATCGTCCTGGTCACCGGCCCAACCGGCTCGGGCAAATCCACCACGCTCTACGCCACCGTCAACCACATCAACTCCGCCGACAAGAACATCCTCACCATCGAGGACCCGGTGGAGTACCAGATCGAGGGCGTGGGCCAGATGCAGGTCAACGCGAAAATCGACCTGACCTTCGCCAACGGCCTGCGCTCGATCCTGCGCCAGGACCCGGACGTGATCCTCGTCGGCGAAATCCGCGACGAGGAGACGGCGCAGATCGCCTGCCAGGCGGCGCTGACCGGCCATCTGGTCTTTTCCACCCTGCACACCAACGACGCCGCCTCGGCCGTCACCCGCATGGTGGACATGGGCATCGAGCCCTACATGGCCGCCTCGGTGCTGCGGGCCATCGTGGCCCAGCGCCTGGTGCGGGTGCTGTGCCCGCGCTGCCGCCTGGCCGTCGCGGCCACCGAAGAGGACCTGCTGCCCCTGGGCCCGGCCGGCCGCAGCCTCATCGGCCGGCCCATCAACCGGGCCGTGGGCTGCCCCCAGTGCATGCACACCGGCTTTCGCGGCCGCACGGCCATCCACGAGGTCCTGGTCGTGGACGAAGACATGGCCGAAGCCATCCTCCACGGCACCGACGCCGGCCGCATCCGGGCCAAGGCCGTCGATTCCGGCATGATCACCCTGCGCGGCGACGGCCTGGCCAAGATCCTCTCCGGCGTCACCACCGTGGACGAGGTCGTGCGGGCCACCCTGGTCTAG
- a CDS encoding helix-turn-helix domain-containing protein, giving the protein MAERLESPLRREQIAEAALAIVVEQGIGAVTVRRVAEAVGISAAALYRHYKNKGDILAAVIEEHHEFHMANARRALAEGHGPMDSLRLLYLSTMKLVARFRALPVIFLSDVVWFEETRLRDLKMRQHAALRAILLDLLAKAQEQEEIRGDIRPLELVNYYIGLVAMPALMCARSPEDVDMDRQIAANWELFADAVAR; this is encoded by the coding sequence ATGGCCGAACGCTTGGAATCCCCCCTGCGCCGGGAGCAGATCGCCGAGGCGGCGCTCGCCATCGTGGTGGAGCAGGGCATCGGCGCGGTGACCGTACGCCGCGTGGCCGAGGCCGTGGGCATCTCGGCGGCGGCGCTCTACCGGCACTACAAGAACAAGGGCGATATCCTGGCCGCGGTCATCGAGGAGCACCACGAATTCCACATGGCCAACGCCCGCCGGGCCCTGGCCGAAGGGCACGGCCCGATGGATTCCCTGCGGCTTCTTTACCTCAGCACCATGAAGCTCGTGGCCCGGTTCCGGGCCTTGCCCGTCATTTTCCTGTCCGACGTGGTCTGGTTCGAGGAGACGCGGTTGCGCGACCTCAAAATGCGCCAGCACGCCGCCCTTCGCGCCATCCTCCTGGACCTGCTCGCCAAGGCTCAGGAACAGGAGGAAATACGCGGCGACATCCGGCCCCTGGAACTCGTCAACTATTACATCGGCCTTGTGGCCATGCCGGCGCTGATGTGCGCGCGCAGTCCCGAAGACGTGGACATGGACCGCCAAATCGCCGCCAACTGGGAGCTTTTCGCCGATGCTGTCGCGCGCTGA
- a CDS encoding helix-turn-helix domain-containing protein, translating to MNEARPQKRGAAVGLPLEQPCPIRDVLDRIGDQWSLLVLEALDGRTRRFNELLRAIGDISKQMLSTTLKRLEQDGFVSRTLFGEIPPRVEYALTELGRSFLEPLRTLIAWADSHHRLIVASRRRYGARNVNPIP from the coding sequence ATGAACGAAGCCAGGCCGCAAAAACGGGGCGCGGCCGTCGGCCTCCCCTTGGAGCAGCCCTGCCCGATCCGCGACGTCCTCGACCGCATCGGCGACCAATGGAGCCTGCTCGTGCTGGAGGCCCTGGACGGCCGCACCCGGCGTTTCAACGAATTGCTGCGCGCTATCGGCGACATCTCGAAACAGATGCTCTCAACGACCCTCAAGCGGCTGGAGCAGGACGGTTTCGTGTCACGCACGCTGTTCGGGGAAATCCCCCCGCGGGTGGAATACGCCCTGACCGAACTCGGCCGGTCGTTCCTGGAGCCCTTGCGCACGCTCATCGCCTGGGCCGACAGCCATCACCGCCTGATCGTCGCGTCGCGGCGGCGCTATGGCGCCCGAAACGTGAACCCGATCCCCTAA
- a CDS encoding sialate O-acetylesterase produces MLSRADFFSGRGERPFTPQRPRWAGLVAGLSVLAAFTVEFSPAAPPRPTPQEVRAKYAAVTPDVGSRGELAVYAGPTDEPAVDCGGLLGPRTMIALVLGQSNASNTVDPGYAATRPVFAYADGQCHRVRDAVPGATGDKGSSWARLGDRVIDSGLYDAVIFADIARGGSSILHWGPGGQLNALLTETLDTLAAKDMRPTHVLFHQGEADCARGLSREEYGVMLEAVLGDIRAHGGQDSDIFVSRASLYLDPACGDRHDPACYAACPAITAAQTQAADPDRRVYRGPNTDLLVPWFDRNDGYHFTAQAADRFAEAWMPLLARDGRKARPSN; encoded by the coding sequence ATGCTGTCGCGCGCTGATTTTTTTTCCGGCCGAGGTGAACGCCCGTTCACGCCACAACGGCCGCGCTGGGCCGGCCTGGTCGCCGGCCTGAGCGTGCTGGCGGCGTTTACCGTCGAGTTCTCGCCGGCCGCCCCGCCCCGGCCCACGCCCCAGGAGGTACGGGCCAAATACGCCGCGGTGACGCCGGATGTGGGCAGCCGGGGCGAATTGGCCGTCTACGCCGGCCCGACCGACGAACCAGCCGTGGACTGCGGCGGGCTGCTCGGGCCGCGCACCATGATCGCCCTGGTCCTTGGCCAGTCCAACGCCTCCAACACCGTGGACCCGGGCTACGCCGCCACCCGGCCCGTCTTTGCCTATGCCGACGGCCAATGCCACCGGGTCCGCGACGCCGTGCCCGGGGCGACCGGGGACAAGGGCAGCAGCTGGGCGCGCCTGGGCGACCGGGTCATCGATAGCGGCCTGTACGACGCCGTGATCTTCGCGGACATCGCCCGGGGCGGCTCGTCCATCCTGCACTGGGGGCCGGGCGGGCAGTTGAACGCCCTGCTGACCGAGACCCTCGACACCCTTGCGGCGAAAGACATGCGCCCGACCCACGTCCTTTTCCACCAGGGCGAGGCCGACTGCGCCCGTGGGCTTTCCCGGGAGGAATACGGCGTCATGCTGGAGGCGGTGTTGGGCGATATCCGCGCCCATGGCGGCCAGGACAGCGACATCTTCGTCTCGCGGGCCTCGCTCTACCTGGACCCGGCCTGCGGCGACCGGCACGATCCCGCCTGCTACGCCGCCTGCCCGGCCATCACCGCCGCCCAGACCCAGGCCGCCGACCCGGACCGGCGCGTCTACCGCGGCCCCAACACCGACCTGCTCGTCCCCTGGTTCGACCGCAACGACGGCTACCACTTCACGGCTCAAGCCGCCGACCGGTTCGCCGAGGCCTGGATGCCGCTTCTGGCCCGTGACGGACGCAAGGCCCGGCCGTCCAACTAA
- a CDS encoding efflux RND transporter periplasmic adaptor subunit — MTVFRFASLSRVLAGLAVAASLSATLSGCATDSSGQDSAGQAPPPPEVVAHAVHHADIPLNMAFMGQTAGSREVEVRARVGGILLRRNYEEGRPVRQGELMFEIDPAPYQAALEQAKGALGQAEATIDQARRDAARMETLYKGDVVAKKDFDDARTTLASATAAVEAAKGKVREASLNLEWTKVTAPISGLTSKEARSEGSLVTTTSDGSLLTTINRVDPLYVNFSMSGQETLRLRKQMAEGRVVLGQEGDFVVRLTLPDGADYKLPGRINFTDTQVDPTTGVVKVRAEFKNPDGAVLPGQFVRVRLEGARYKDVLSVPQGAVLNTQQGAMVWVLDGNNQVAPRPVVLGEAVGNNYLIEKGLSEGERIVAEGVIKVRPGMTVRLREDAPAAASAEPVTDGQAPQKADAAAPAKEPRS; from the coding sequence ATGACCGTGTTCCGTTTCGCTTCCCTTTCCCGCGTGCTGGCCGGCCTGGCCGTTGCGGCCTCGCTTTCGGCCACCCTTTCCGGCTGCGCCACGGACAGCTCCGGCCAGGACTCGGCCGGCCAGGCGCCGCCGCCCCCGGAAGTCGTGGCCCATGCCGTGCATCACGCCGACATTCCCCTGAACATGGCCTTCATGGGCCAGACGGCCGGCTCGCGCGAGGTCGAGGTCCGGGCCCGGGTCGGCGGCATCCTGCTTCGCCGCAACTACGAGGAAGGCCGGCCCGTGCGCCAGGGCGAGCTCATGTTCGAGATCGACCCGGCCCCGTACCAGGCCGCCCTGGAACAGGCCAAGGGGGCGCTGGGGCAGGCCGAGGCCACCATCGACCAGGCTCGGCGCGACGCCGCCCGCATGGAGACGCTCTACAAGGGCGACGTGGTGGCCAAGAAGGACTTCGACGACGCGCGGACCACCCTGGCCTCGGCCACGGCGGCCGTGGAGGCCGCCAAGGGCAAGGTGCGCGAGGCCTCGCTCAACCTCGAGTGGACCAAGGTCACGGCGCCCATCTCGGGCCTGACCAGCAAGGAGGCCCGCTCCGAGGGCAGCCTCGTCACCACCACCAGCGACGGGAGCCTTCTCACCACGATAAACCGCGTGGATCCGCTCTACGTCAACTTTTCCATGTCCGGCCAGGAGACCCTGCGGCTGCGCAAGCAGATGGCCGAGGGCCGGGTGGTGCTCGGCCAGGAGGGCGATTTCGTGGTCCGCCTGACCCTGCCCGACGGCGCCGACTACAAGCTGCCCGGGCGCATCAACTTCACCGACACGCAGGTCGACCCGACCACGGGCGTGGTCAAGGTGCGGGCGGAATTTAAAAACCCCGACGGCGCGGTGCTGCCCGGCCAGTTCGTGCGCGTGCGCCTCGAAGGCGCCCGCTACAAGGACGTCCTGTCCGTGCCCCAGGGAGCGGTGCTCAACACCCAGCAGGGCGCCATGGTCTGGGTCCTCGACGGCAACAACCAGGTCGCGCCCCGGCCGGTGGTGCTGGGCGAGGCCGTGGGCAACAACTACCTGATCGAAAAGGGCCTGTCCGAAGGCGAACGCATCGTGGCCGAGGGCGTCATCAAGGTGCGCCCGGGCATGACCGTGCGCCTGCGCGAGGACGCCCCGGCCGCCGCTTCGGCCGAGCCCGTCACGGACGGCCAGGCGCCCCAGAAGGCCGACGCCGCCGCCCCGGCCAAGGAGCCCCGTTCATGA